The following are encoded together in the Pseudomonadota bacterium genome:
- a CDS encoding P-II family nitrogen regulator: MKMVTAVIKPFKLDDVRSALSEVGVQGITATEVQGFGRQKGHTELYRGAEYVVDFLPKVKLEIAVTDDRVDAVVEAIAQAANSDQIGDGKIFVHALEQVVRIRTGETNAEALS, encoded by the coding sequence ATGAAAATGGTGACGGCGGTGATCAAACCGTTCAAACTCGATGACGTACGTTCCGCCCTGTCCGAAGTCGGCGTGCAGGGCATCACGGCTACGGAAGTGCAGGGTTTTGGCCGCCAGAAGGGCCACACGGAGCTTTACCGGGGGGCCGAATACGTGGTGGATTTTCTGCCCAAGGTCAAACTGGAGATCGCCGTCACCGACGATCGGGTCGACGCTGTTGTTGAGGCTATCGCCCAGGCCGCAAATTCAGACCAGATTGGCGACGGCAAGATTTTTGTGCACGCCCTGGAGCAGGTAGTTCGAATCCGAACCGGCGAAACCAACGCTGAAGCGCTGAGCTGA